The Candidatus Hydrogenedentota bacterium genome window below encodes:
- a CDS encoding M24 family metallopeptidase: protein LMTSELLGLGLIDKADVQNENPDWPAYKKYFMHGTSHHMGLDTHDYGLLHEPMQANMVFTVEPGIYIPAEGFGIRLEDNVVVQQSGEPFNLMRNIPIEIEEIESLMNQ from the coding sequence AATTGATGACTTCCGAATTATTAGGATTAGGACTCATCGATAAAGCCGATGTGCAAAATGAAAATCCGGATTGGCCGGCCTATAAAAAATATTTCATGCACGGAACTTCCCACCACATGGGATTGGACACACACGATTACGGTTTACTTCACGAACCGATGCAGGCCAATATGGTATTTACCGTAGAACCCGGAATTTATATTCCTGCTGAAGGATTCGGTATCAGACTGGAAGATAATGTTGTTGTACAGCAAAGCGGGGAACCGTTTAACCTGATGCGAAATATTCCTATTGAAATTGAGGAAATTGAAAGTTTGATGAATCAGTAG